A portion of the Staphylococcus felis genome contains these proteins:
- the coaBC gene encoding bifunctional phosphopantothenoylcysteine decarboxylase/phosphopantothenate--cysteine ligase CoaBC, which translates to MKNILVAVTGGIAAYKAIDLTSKLTQSGYNVRVMLTQHAQEFVTPLAFQAISRNAVYTNTFHEENPAEIQHVALGDWADAIVVAPATANIISKLSHGIADDMVTTTLLATETPKFIAAAMNVHMYENPRIQQNMKILEQDGYHFIEPGEGFLACGYVAKGRMAEPMEIQTVIERDVKQLKSAEATETYFKNRKVLITAGPTIEEIDPVRYVSNRASGKMGYALAEALQKQGAFVTLVSGPTHLEVPQNIDFIQVYSADEMFKAVAERFDYQDIVFKTAAVSDYTPVEHLNHKMKKQDGNLIVEFKRTQDILKYLGQHKKHQKLVGFAAETQNVETYAREKLSRKNADVIIANNVGDTTIGFQSDENEVSLYFKDGSTISIDKTSKKQLAYEILSALEGSWQE; encoded by the coding sequence ATGAAAAATATTTTAGTCGCTGTTACAGGTGGTATTGCAGCATATAAAGCGATTGATTTAACGAGCAAACTAACGCAAAGTGGATACAACGTACGAGTGATGTTAACCCAACATGCACAAGAGTTTGTGACCCCTTTAGCTTTTCAAGCCATTAGCCGTAATGCGGTTTATACGAATACGTTTCATGAGGAAAATCCAGCTGAAATACAACATGTGGCATTAGGGGATTGGGCTGATGCAATTGTTGTTGCACCTGCTACGGCAAATATCATTTCTAAATTAAGTCATGGTATTGCTGATGATATGGTAACGACTACACTTTTAGCAACAGAAACACCAAAATTTATTGCAGCTGCTATGAATGTGCATATGTATGAAAATCCGCGAATCCAACAAAATATGAAAATATTAGAACAAGACGGGTATCATTTCATTGAGCCAGGCGAAGGATTTTTAGCATGTGGTTATGTTGCAAAAGGGCGTATGGCAGAACCTATGGAAATCCAAACAGTCATTGAACGAGATGTGAAACAGTTGAAAAGTGCTGAAGCTACTGAAACATATTTTAAAAATCGCAAAGTATTGATTACAGCAGGTCCTACGATAGAAGAAATTGATCCAGTGCGATATGTTTCAAATCGTGCATCAGGCAAAATGGGATATGCTTTAGCGGAAGCGTTACAAAAGCAAGGGGCTTTTGTTACTTTAGTCAGTGGGCCAACACATTTAGAAGTGCCTCAGAATATCGACTTCATTCAAGTGTATAGTGCCGATGAGATGTTTAAAGCAGTAGCAGAAAGATTCGACTATCAAGATATAGTCTTTAAAACAGCAGCAGTTTCGGATTACACGCCCGTTGAACATTTAAATCACAAAATGAAAAAGCAAGACGGGAACTTAATTGTTGAGTTTAAAAGGACACAAGATATATTGAAATATCTAGGACAACATAAAAAACATCAGAAATTAGTCGGCTTTGCAGCAGAAACACAAAATGTTGAAACTTATGCACGTGAAAAATTAAGTCGAAAAAACGCCGATGTGATTATAGCAAATAACGTTGGTGACACGACAATCGGTTTTCAATCTGATGAAAATGAAGTTTCACTTTATTTTAAAGATGGTTCAACGATTTCAATTGACAAAACGAGTAAAAAACAACTTGCTTACGAAATATTATCAGCATTAGAAGGAAGTTGGCAAGAATGA
- the priA gene encoding primosomal protein N' has protein sequence MIAQVIVDVDSKSVDKTFDYLIPDQLESIIQPGVRVVVPFGPRQIQGYVMSCIQDEAAEVDRTRLKPILEVKDIQPELTKELVDLSEWYSQNFVSKRISILEVMLPSAIKAKYQKAFKIMDSLQIPDEVLRLFNRDGYYFYKKAQEDQQIETMMHYLNKGAIREETLLSQNTKKKTQKAVRIAPDINHDELLMQLESKPKQYELVCFLLDEQHRDVFLKELIDMSFSPSSIKTLEKYQIIEKYDAIIERDPYEGRVFEQELKRPLTSEQRQAYNAILQSVKNENNETFLMHGVTGSGKTEVYLHIIEDVLNKGQNAMMLVPEIALTPQMVLRFKARFGDEVAVLHSALSKGERYDEWQKIRDGRARVSVGARSSIFAPFKNLGIIIIDEEHEATYKQEDYPRYHVKDIAEWRCQYHQCPLILGSATPSLESYARAEKGLYTLLSMPTRVNQRPLPQIDVCDMREELANGNRSMFSEKLSEAIETRLQKKEQIVLFLNRRGYASFMLCRDCGHVPQCPNCDISLTYHKSSDQLKCHYCGYQEQAPMRCPNCESEHIRQMGTGTQRVEELLQQRFPEARIIRMDVDTTSKKGSHEKLLNQFGNGEGDILLGTQMIAKGLDFPNITLVGVLNADTMLNLPDFRSSERTFQILTQVAGRAGRHDKSGEVIIQTYNPTHYAIEYVKQANYIDFYRKEMAYRQLAKYPPYYFLISFTVAHQNMKDVLQASTHIHQLLIQQLSDKALILGPSPAPLSRINNEYRFQVLVKFKSEPTLIQILRYLDDYYHELYHKKKLSLKIDINPYMMM, from the coding sequence ATGATTGCACAAGTTATTGTAGATGTGGATTCCAAAAGTGTCGACAAAACTTTCGATTATTTGATACCTGATCAGCTTGAATCAATTATCCAGCCCGGTGTGCGTGTCGTTGTCCCTTTTGGACCTCGTCAAATTCAAGGATATGTAATGTCATGTATTCAAGATGAAGCAGCGGAAGTGGATCGAACACGACTAAAACCAATTTTGGAAGTGAAAGATATTCAACCCGAGCTGACAAAGGAATTGGTAGATTTAAGTGAATGGTACAGTCAAAACTTTGTATCTAAGCGTATATCAATTCTTGAAGTGATGTTACCAAGTGCAATTAAAGCAAAATATCAAAAAGCATTTAAAATAATGGATTCATTACAGATACCCGATGAAGTCCTTCGATTATTTAACCGGGACGGCTATTATTTTTATAAAAAAGCGCAAGAAGACCAACAAATTGAAACGATGATGCACTATTTAAATAAAGGTGCTATTCGAGAAGAGACGCTTTTATCTCAAAATACAAAAAAGAAAACACAAAAGGCAGTAAGAATTGCTCCAGATATCAATCATGATGAATTATTAATGCAATTGGAAAGTAAACCTAAGCAGTATGAGCTTGTTTGTTTTTTGCTAGATGAACAACACCGTGATGTATTTTTAAAAGAACTAATCGATATGTCTTTTTCACCTTCTTCAATTAAAACGCTTGAAAAGTATCAAATCATTGAAAAATACGACGCAATCATTGAACGTGATCCATATGAAGGACGTGTCTTTGAGCAAGAATTGAAACGTCCTCTAACAAGTGAACAACGACAAGCGTATAATGCGATACTGCAATCTGTAAAAAATGAAAATAATGAGACATTTTTAATGCATGGTGTGACTGGTTCTGGGAAGACAGAAGTGTATCTGCATATCATTGAGGACGTATTAAATAAAGGACAAAATGCAATGATGCTCGTACCTGAAATTGCCCTAACACCTCAAATGGTATTGAGATTTAAAGCGCGATTTGGCGATGAGGTGGCAGTACTGCATTCCGCGTTGTCTAAAGGAGAACGTTATGATGAGTGGCAAAAGATTCGAGATGGACGAGCACGTGTGAGTGTAGGTGCACGTTCAAGTATTTTTGCACCGTTTAAAAATCTGGGGATTATTATTATCGATGAAGAACATGAGGCAACGTATAAGCAAGAAGATTACCCGCGATATCATGTTAAGGATATTGCGGAGTGGCGCTGTCAATATCATCAATGTCCACTTATTTTAGGGAGTGCAACACCGAGTTTGGAAAGTTATGCGCGTGCTGAAAAAGGGCTCTATACATTACTATCGATGCCTACACGAGTTAATCAAAGGCCTTTGCCTCAAATCGACGTGTGTGATATGCGAGAAGAGTTAGCAAATGGTAATCGGTCCATGTTTTCTGAAAAACTTTCAGAAGCGATTGAAACGCGTCTCCAAAAAAAGGAACAAATCGTACTATTTCTGAATCGACGTGGCTATGCGTCTTTTATGTTATGTAGGGACTGTGGACACGTACCACAGTGTCCGAATTGTGATATTTCGCTAACTTATCATAAGTCAAGTGACCAATTAAAATGTCATTATTGTGGTTATCAAGAACAAGCACCGATGCGTTGTCCGAATTGTGAAAGTGAACATATTCGTCAAATGGGAACAGGAACACAACGCGTAGAAGAACTATTACAACAACGCTTTCCTGAAGCGCGTATTATCCGGATGGATGTCGATACGACAAGCAAAAAAGGCAGTCACGAAAAATTGTTAAATCAATTTGGAAATGGTGAAGGTGACATTTTATTAGGAACGCAAATGATTGCGAAGGGATTGGATTTTCCAAATATTACTCTTGTTGGTGTCCTTAATGCAGATACTATGCTGAACTTACCTGATTTTCGTTCGAGTGAGAGAACTTTCCAAATACTGACGCAAGTTGCGGGACGTGCAGGGCGTCACGACAAATCAGGGGAAGTCATTATTCAAACGTATAATCCTACGCATTATGCAATAGAGTATGTCAAACAAGCGAATTATATCGATTTTTATCGAAAAGAAATGGCATATCGACAACTGGCAAAATATCCGCCGTATTACTTTTTAATTAGCTTTACAGTTGCGCATCAAAATATGAAAGATGTACTGCAAGCTTCGACGCATATTCATCAGCTATTAATACAACAGTTAAGTGACAAAGCATTAATTCTAGGACCATCACCTGCACCACTCTCTAGAATTAATAATGAGTATCGGTTCCAAGTACTTGTAAAGTTCAAAAGTGAACCAACGCTCATTCAAATTTTAAGGTATCTCGATGATTACTATCATGAACTGTATCATAAAAAGAAATTATCATTAAAGATTGACATCAATCCCTATATGATGATGTAA
- the def gene encoding peptide deformylase translates to MAIQKILTHYHPTLRQSAKEVKVFDEHIEKVIQDLEDTMFDAEGQALAAPQIGISEQIAIVDMEQDGLLQLINPSVVSESEKKTTELEGCLSVPGRFGEVTRSQMIKVKSFDLKGNEVELTAYDDIARMILHVIDNLNGILFIDVMDREISDAELEAYLEDE, encoded by the coding sequence ATGGCAATTCAAAAAATATTAACACACTACCATCCCACACTACGCCAAAGTGCAAAAGAAGTTAAAGTATTTGATGAACATATTGAAAAAGTGATACAAGATTTAGAAGATACAATGTTTGACGCAGAAGGACAAGCGTTAGCTGCACCACAAATTGGCATATCTGAACAGATTGCTATTGTTGATATGGAGCAAGACGGACTACTTCAACTCATCAATCCATCTGTTGTAAGTGAATCTGAGAAGAAAACGACTGAGTTAGAAGGTTGTTTGAGTGTACCTGGACGATTTGGAGAAGTGACGCGAAGTCAAATGATCAAAGTAAAGAGTTTTGATCTTAAAGGCAATGAAGTTGAGCTCACAGCGTATGATGATATTGCGCGTATGATTTTACATGTGATAGACAATCTTAATGGGATTCTTTTTATTGATGTGATGGATCGTGAAATTTCAGATGCAGAATTGGAGGCGTATTTAGAAGATGAGTAA
- the fmt gene encoding methionyl-tRNA formyltransferase, whose amino-acid sequence MSKIIFMGTPDFSTPILEMLIQTEEVVAVVTQPDRPVGRKRKMTPPPVKRVAEKHGIPIYQPEKLAGSDELNDLLKIESDLIVTAAFGQLLPEVLLNAPKRGAINVHASLLPKYRGGAPIHQAIIEGEKETGVTIMYMVKKLDAGDIISQRAIPIEREDNVGTVHDKLSQLGTDLLQETLPAVLAGTNERIPQDEDKATFASNIQREDERIDWSKDAETIFNHIRGLSPWPVAYTTLDEKTMKVYAAQIVTRQNGPAGQIIDVTKNLIIVGTGSNDAIGLSEIQLSGKKRMPVSHFLSGVQESLVGKDLK is encoded by the coding sequence ATGAGTAAAATAATTTTTATGGGAACACCTGATTTCTCAACACCAATTTTAGAAATGTTAATTCAAACAGAAGAAGTTGTAGCAGTTGTGACACAACCGGATAGACCTGTTGGGCGAAAACGTAAAATGACACCACCACCTGTTAAGCGTGTCGCTGAAAAACACGGTATCCCTATTTATCAACCAGAAAAACTAGCTGGGTCAGATGAATTAAATGATTTACTAAAAATAGAAAGCGATTTAATTGTGACGGCTGCTTTCGGTCAATTGTTGCCAGAAGTTTTACTTAATGCTCCAAAGCGAGGGGCAATTAATGTTCATGCTTCATTATTGCCGAAATATCGTGGAGGTGCTCCAATTCATCAGGCTATTATTGAGGGCGAAAAAGAAACAGGTGTCACAATTATGTACATGGTTAAAAAGTTGGATGCGGGTGACATCATTTCACAACGTGCTATCCCTATTGAAAGAGAAGATAATGTTGGTACCGTTCACGATAAATTAAGTCAATTAGGGACAGACTTGTTGCAAGAAACATTACCAGCAGTTTTAGCAGGAACAAACGAACGTATACCACAAGATGAGGATAAAGCAACATTCGCTTCTAATATTCAAAGAGAAGATGAACGAATTGATTGGTCTAAAGATGCTGAGACCATTTTCAATCATATTAGAGGCTTATCACCTTGGCCTGTTGCATATACAACATTGGATGAGAAAACAATGAAAGTATACGCCGCACAAATCGTAACTCGCCAAAATGGGCCTGCCGGTCAAATTATTGACGTAACGAAGAACCTTATCATTGTAGGAACAGGTTCAAATGACGCAATTGGATTATCGGAAATTCAACTTTCCGGAAAAAAACGTATGCCAGTAAGCCATTTTTTAAGTGGTGTTCAAGAGTCGCTTGTCGGAAAGGATTTAAAATAG
- the rsmB gene encoding 16S rRNA (cytosine(967)-C(5))-methyltransferase RsmB, whose product MVNVRELSFNTLEDIWKNEAFSNLKINEVLSLHHLSNVDKGLYTELVYGTIKRKLTLDFYLKPFVQTRLKGWVRRLLWMSIYQYVYLDKIPTHAIIHEAVEIAKKRGGVQVGNTVNAILRQMTSKALPDISSIRDTHQRLSIQYSLPVWIVKHWQTHFGQETTQKIAKHMLEPVMQTVRVNQTRMTVEEAVRQLQLEKFDVKRDEDIDVCLHVSGQPIIQSQLFQDGLISIQDKSSMFVAELMNLQLGDTVLDSCSAPGGKACHMAEILNGQGQVLAQDIHDHKIKLIQHNIDKLQLKRITARQHDATQPIEGTFDKILVDAPCSGLGVLRHKPEIKYTMTPQKVDQLVQIQLEILENVSKNLKANGTLVYSTCTIEQMENENVIYTFLKQHPEFEFAPFIDPKTKEYVKTLQILPQDFNSDGFFITRIRRKGLIL is encoded by the coding sequence ATGGTCAACGTTCGTGAACTTAGCTTCAATACATTAGAAGATATATGGAAAAATGAGGCTTTTAGTAATTTAAAAATCAATGAAGTTTTATCTTTGCATCACTTGTCAAATGTCGATAAAGGGCTCTATACTGAACTCGTATACGGTACAATCAAACGTAAGTTGACACTCGACTTTTATTTAAAACCATTTGTTCAGACAAGGTTAAAAGGATGGGTAAGGCGTTTATTATGGATGAGTATTTATCAGTATGTTTATCTCGATAAAATTCCAACACATGCCATCATACATGAAGCTGTTGAAATAGCTAAAAAAAGAGGCGGAGTACAAGTAGGTAATACAGTAAACGCAATCTTAAGGCAAATGACATCTAAAGCTTTACCCGATATAAGTTCTATTCGAGATACTCATCAGAGATTATCAATTCAATATAGCTTACCGGTATGGATTGTTAAACATTGGCAAACCCATTTTGGTCAAGAGACAACTCAAAAAATAGCGAAACATATGTTAGAACCTGTGATGCAAACAGTACGTGTCAATCAAACGCGTATGACAGTTGAAGAGGCTGTTCGACAACTTCAATTGGAAAAGTTTGATGTTAAGCGTGATGAGGATATCGACGTATGCCTTCACGTGTCAGGCCAGCCGATTATACAATCTCAGTTGTTTCAAGACGGTTTGATCAGCATTCAAGATAAAAGTTCTATGTTTGTTGCTGAATTAATGAACTTACAATTAGGAGATACTGTACTAGATAGTTGTAGTGCACCAGGTGGTAAAGCATGTCACATGGCAGAAATCTTAAATGGTCAAGGACAAGTTCTAGCACAAGACATTCATGATCATAAGATTAAGCTCATTCAACATAATATTGATAAACTACAGTTAAAAAGGATTACAGCAAGGCAACATGATGCAACTCAACCGATAGAAGGCACTTTTGATAAGATACTTGTTGATGCACCTTGTAGTGGCTTAGGTGTACTTAGACATAAACCTGAAATTAAATATACAATGACACCTCAAAAAGTCGATCAATTAGTACAAATACAATTAGAAATTTTGGAAAATGTCTCTAAAAATTTAAAGGCAAATGGGACATTAGTTTATTCAACATGTACAATAGAGCAAATGGAAAATGAAAACGTTATTTATACGTTTTTGAAGCAGCATCCTGAATTTGAATTTGCACCATTTATCGATCCTAAGACAAAAGAGTATGTCAAAACGTTACAAATTTTACCGCAAGACTTTAATTCGGATGGATTTTTTATAACTAGAATAAGACGGAAAGGATTAATTTTATGA
- the rlmN gene encoding 23S rRNA (adenine(2503)-C(2))-methyltransferase RlmN encodes MITAEKKKKNKFLPDFEKQSIYSLRFDEMQDWLKSQGQQSFRAKQIFEWLYDKRVDQFDEMTNISKDLCQLLKEHFTMTTLKTVVRQESRDGTIKFLFELQDGYTIETVLMRHDYGNSVCVTTQVGCRIGCTFCASTLGGLKRNLESGEIVSQVLTVQKALDETDERVSSIVIMGIGEPFENYDEMMDFLKIVNHDNSLNIGARHITVSTSGIIPRIYDFADESLQINFAVSLHAANNEIRSKLMPINRAYDVDKLIEAIEYYQKQTNRRVTFEYGLFGGVNDQLEHARELAGLIKHLNCHVNLIPVNHVPERNYVKTPKDDIFKFEKELKRLGINATIRREQGSDIDAACGQLRAKERQAETR; translated from the coding sequence ATGATTACTGCGGAGAAGAAAAAGAAAAATAAATTTTTACCCGACTTTGAGAAGCAATCTATTTATTCTCTGAGATTTGATGAGATGCAAGATTGGTTGAAATCACAGGGGCAACAAAGTTTTCGAGCGAAGCAAATTTTTGAATGGTTATATGATAAACGTGTTGACCAATTTGATGAGATGACAAATATTTCAAAAGATTTGTGTCAATTATTGAAAGAACATTTTACGATGACAACTTTAAAAACAGTTGTACGCCAAGAGAGTCGCGATGGTACAATTAAGTTTTTATTTGAGCTTCAAGATGGGTATACGATTGAAACGGTATTGATGAGACATGATTACGGTAATTCGGTTTGTGTGACGACACAAGTTGGGTGCCGAATTGGTTGTACGTTTTGTGCCTCAACTTTAGGAGGATTAAAGCGTAATCTTGAATCCGGCGAAATTGTCTCTCAAGTGTTAACTGTACAAAAAGCGCTAGATGAAACAGATGAGCGTGTATCATCTATCGTTATTATGGGGATTGGTGAACCGTTTGAGAATTATGATGAAATGATGGACTTCTTAAAAATTGTGAATCATGATAACAGTTTGAATATAGGTGCCCGTCACATCACTGTTTCAACATCGGGAATTATTCCGCGTATCTATGATTTTGCCGATGAATCTTTACAAATTAATTTTGCTGTCAGTTTACACGCAGCTAACAATGAGATTCGCTCCAAATTGATGCCTATAAACCGTGCATATGATGTTGATAAATTAATTGAAGCAATCGAATATTATCAAAAACAAACAAATAGACGTGTGACGTTTGAATATGGATTATTTGGTGGTGTAAATGATCAACTTGAGCATGCACGTGAGTTAGCGGGATTAATCAAGCATTTAAATTGCCATGTTAACTTAATTCCTGTTAATCACGTACCAGAAAGAAATTATGTCAAAACACCTAAAGATGATATATTTAAGTTTGAAAAAGAGTTAAAACGTTTAGGAATTAATGCTACAATCAGAAGAGAACAAGGTTCAGATATTGATGCTGCATGTGGGCAATTAAGAGCAAAGGAACGACAAGCAGAAACGAGGTAG
- a CDS encoding Stp1/IreP family PP2C-type Ser/Thr phosphatase, which translates to MLKAELYTDIGHYREQNEDAGGIFYNQTDQQLLVICDGMGGHQAGEVAARFVVDAIKERFEAENLIEEHQAESWLKRLLQSINRELYLLAETNQSYQGMGTTCVCALIYDHHMVIANIGDSRAYLINERRCDQITIDHTFVNQLVMLGQITKEEAYHHPRRHIITKVMGTDKLVTPDIFTKRTHFYQYLLLNSDGLTDYVKPEQIHDILMHAKDLKSAGDALLNVAQKEEAKDNVSFILAEIAGDPV; encoded by the coding sequence ATGCTAAAGGCAGAGTTATACACGGATATTGGACATTATCGTGAACAAAATGAAGATGCTGGTGGTATTTTTTACAATCAAACAGATCAACAGTTATTAGTCATTTGCGATGGGATGGGTGGCCACCAAGCAGGAGAGGTGGCAGCCCGCTTTGTGGTTGATGCGATTAAAGAGCGCTTTGAGGCAGAAAATTTAATTGAAGAACATCAAGCTGAGTCATGGTTGAAACGTCTTTTACAATCAATTAACCGTGAGTTATACCTATTAGCTGAAACCAATCAATCCTATCAGGGTATGGGAACAACTTGTGTATGTGCACTTATCTATGATCATCATATGGTAATCGCCAATATTGGTGATTCACGAGCATACCTTATTAATGAAAGACGCTGTGATCAAATAACAATTGATCATACTTTTGTCAATCAATTGGTGATGCTAGGACAAATAACAAAAGAAGAAGCTTACCATCATCCAAGAAGACATATTATTACTAAAGTGATGGGGACAGATAAATTAGTGACCCCTGATATATTCACTAAGCGCACGCACTTTTATCAATACTTACTCTTGAACTCAGATGGACTAACAGATTACGTTAAACCTGAACAAATTCATGATATTCTCATGCACGCCAAAGATTTGAAAAGTGCTGGAGATGCATTGCTCAATGTTGCTCAAAAAGAAGAGGCAAAAGACAATGTTTCATTTATTCTCGCTGAAATCGCAGGTGATCCAGTATGA
- the pknB gene encoding Stk1 family PASTA domain-containing Ser/Thr kinase — protein MIGRMISERYELKQLLGGGGMSNVYMAWDIILNRKVALKMIHIPPNEKHETIKRFEREVQSTTLLTHENIVNVLDVGEEEDCFFLVMEYIEGPTLSDYIKTHGPLPPQKAVQFFEQILKGIQHAHEKGIVHRDIKPQNMIINRDQVIKIVDFGIAKALSETAMTQTNHVVGTVQYLSPEQAKGEKTGERSDIYSLGIVLYEMLIGSPPFTGETPVSIAIKQIQETVPNVTEKRKDVPQSLSNVILKATEKDQSHRYRSVSEMAHDTSTALNQNRANETRYYTDENATKTLAIDKQSIANAKAQHKKNTNKTAQIPIIPTKERQNKDMHYQSTPTKPKRSLRKKIWFSIIFLLLFIGLFVFMLAAMTGNKYSQVPNVIGQNEEDAKSQIEKQHLKVGQVTSSYSDDYDKGRVIKSSPTSESKVRQNSSVDLVVSKGPHIEKMPNVIGLPKLEAEAKLKALGIEKINYNTAYTESNIAKGNIEAQSVNPNENVHVTKDEVTLTESLGKQQVYIGDYTNQSFESVKNELENEGMSVVVEKTRSDNDIPKDYIINHTPKNKEVDKGEEVRFIVSTGSDKEDQKDKETQDKANDNESDDASEAPDKQYQHTISIPYSGKDEKPQKVEIFIKDKDNNYSSPSETFSITKNTQHAVNLVVEDGEEASYTVKVDGKTVADNTIQYDDF, from the coding sequence ATGATAGGAAGAATGATTAGTGAAAGATACGAACTGAAACAGTTACTCGGTGGCGGTGGTATGTCTAATGTTTATATGGCATGGGATATTATTTTGAATCGTAAAGTTGCACTGAAAATGATTCACATCCCACCTAATGAAAAACATGAGACGATTAAGCGATTTGAAAGAGAAGTACAGAGTACAACGCTATTAACACATGAAAATATCGTTAATGTGCTAGATGTGGGCGAAGAAGAGGATTGCTTCTTTTTGGTCATGGAATACATAGAAGGTCCAACACTCTCAGATTACATTAAAACGCATGGTCCGCTTCCACCTCAAAAAGCCGTTCAATTTTTTGAACAAATTTTAAAAGGAATTCAACATGCTCATGAAAAAGGGATTGTTCATAGAGATATCAAACCTCAAAATATGATCATTAATCGTGATCAAGTAATTAAAATTGTGGATTTTGGAATTGCTAAAGCGTTAAGTGAAACAGCTATGACACAAACCAATCACGTTGTTGGTACAGTTCAATATTTGTCACCTGAACAAGCGAAAGGTGAAAAAACAGGAGAGCGTTCTGATATTTACTCTCTTGGTATAGTGCTCTATGAAATGTTAATAGGCTCACCACCATTTACTGGTGAAACGCCGGTAAGTATCGCGATTAAACAAATACAAGAAACAGTTCCTAACGTCACGGAAAAGCGAAAAGATGTTCCTCAATCTCTAAGTAATGTCATCTTAAAAGCGACTGAAAAAGATCAGTCTCACCGTTATCGTTCTGTTTCTGAAATGGCACATGATACCTCAACAGCGCTTAATCAAAATCGTGCCAATGAGACAAGGTACTATACCGATGAAAATGCGACCAAAACATTAGCAATTGATAAACAATCAATTGCTAATGCTAAGGCACAACACAAAAAGAATACAAACAAGACTGCACAAATTCCAATTATTCCCACAAAAGAGCGTCAAAATAAGGATATGCATTATCAATCTACACCGACTAAACCTAAACGCTCCTTACGTAAAAAGATATGGTTTTCAATTATCTTTTTACTCTTATTTATAGGTTTATTTGTTTTTATGTTGGCAGCGATGACTGGGAATAAATACAGTCAAGTTCCAAATGTTATTGGACAAAATGAAGAGGACGCCAAAAGTCAAATTGAAAAGCAGCACTTAAAAGTGGGGCAAGTGACAAGTAGTTATAGCGATGACTATGATAAAGGTCGTGTAATCAAATCATCTCCAACGTCAGAAAGTAAAGTGCGACAGAACAGTTCAGTTGATTTAGTCGTTTCGAAAGGTCCACATATTGAAAAAATGCCGAATGTGATTGGATTACCTAAATTAGAAGCTGAAGCGAAATTAAAAGCGTTAGGCATTGAAAAGATTAATTATAATACAGCATATACAGAGAGCAATATCGCAAAAGGGAATATCGAAGCACAAAGTGTCAACCCGAATGAAAATGTTCACGTCACAAAAGATGAAGTTACATTAACAGAGTCTTTAGGGAAACAACAAGTGTATATTGGCGATTATACTAATCAATCATTTGAATCGGTCAAAAACGAGCTTGAAAATGAAGGTATGAGTGTCGTCGTAGAAAAAACGAGAAGTGACAATGATATTCCAAAAGATTACATTATTAATCACACACCTAAGAATAAAGAAGTTGATAAAGGTGAAGAAGTACGCTTTATCGTCTCGACTGGTTCTGACAAAGAAGATCAAAAAGATAAGGAGACACAAGATAAAGCTAACGATAATGAAAGTGACGATGCTTCAGAAGCACCAGATAAGCAGTATCAACATACGATTTCGATTCCGTATTCTGGCAAAGACGAAAAACCTCAAAAGGTAGAGATCTTTATAAAAGATAAAGATAACAACTATTCAAGCCCTTCAGAGACATTTTCAATTACGAAAAATACACAACATGCTGTTAATCTAGTTGTAGAAGATGGAGAGGAAGCATCTTATACAGTCAAAGTTGATGGTAAGACAGTGGCAGACAATACAATTCAATATGATGATTTTTAA